The Chryseobacterium glaciei DNA window ACAGAATTGATCAATTTTCTAGCATCACCTCCCGAATATTGGATCAAAGCTTCTTTTTCTAAAATTTTAAAATCTGTATTTTCTTCTTTATTAAATCTCTCAGAAGAAATATCAACAAGTTCTTCCAGTTTTTCATAGCTCAAAGCCTTCAAAACATAAACCTGACTTCTCGAAAGCAAAGCGGAAACCACCTCAAAACTTGGATTTTCAGTAGTTGCACCAATTAAAACAATCCACCCTTTTTCAACCGCATGAAGAAGTGAATCCTGCTGAGATTTATTAAAACGGTGAATTTCATCAATAAATAAAATCGGTGATTTCCCTGAAAACAAATTCTGATTTTTAGCTTCATCGATAATATCCCGAACATCTTTTACTCCTGAAGAAACTGCGGAAAGTTTATAAAATGTTCTCCCTGATTTTTCAGAAATAATTTCAGCCAAAGTTGTTTTTCCGGTTCCGGGAGGTCCCCAGAAAATAAGAGAATTCAGAGCATTATTCTCTATCATTTTTCTTATCGTCCCTTTTTCTCCCGTAAGATGCTCCTGCCCGAGAACATCATCTAAGGTTTTAGGTCTTAATTTTTCAGCTAATGGAATATTTTGATTCAAGATTTTTTTGATTTGATTTAAAGTGAAAATTTTTAATACAAAGATGACAAAGCACCCATAAATATTTCAATTTTGAATGTGTAAATATACAAAATCGACAAACGCCGGAATTTATCCGATGAAACAACTATTTACGCCCCGAAACTTATAACAAATTTAAACTAATTTTAATTTTTTTACCCTATTTTTGCATTGCTTTGAAACTTACATTCAATAAAATCATCACTTTTCCTTTGGTAGTTTTAATAAAATTTTACCAATGGTTTATCTCGCCTTTACTTCCAAAAAACTGCCGTTACGAGCCTACATGTTCACATTACATGGTAAAATCGTTGCAGGTTCACGGTATTTTTAAAGGTTTTTGGTTAGGTTTGAAGAGAATTTCAAAATGTCATCCTTGGGGAGGAAGCGGATATGATCCCGTTCCACCAAAAAAATAAAATCAACGAACAAACTATTAAAAAAATAGAAATGAGTAATATTTTTTTCAGAATTTACCTTGTATTATTTGCCTTTGTTACACAGTGCTTTTTTGCACAGGATTATCAGGGCAGTTTATCAGACGGAACTTTAAAGGTAAATTCAACTGAACTTCCTGTAAAAATTTATGCAACAACTGAAGCTCAAGATCTGAGCGGATTTGCCGATAAAAAAATAGACAACAATGTTTTGGTCATTCTGAATGAATCAAACTTTGAGCCTTCATATTACAATTATAGTGTGCAAACTTTGGCAAGATTTAAAGAAAATCAGTATCAGTTTTTTGATAAGAACTTTAAATTAATTCAAACCGGAGCTACGCAGGACAATATCACTACATTTAAATATGCTGTAAAATCTAGCAAGCCAATTACAGCTTCTGATAAGGTAGAATTGGAAACTCCATTTAAGATCTGGGATCCTTCAAAAGGGATTCAATTAGGACCAATTACGCTACATTTCTATAGCTTAATGTTTATTTTCGCTTTTGGATTAGGCTATGTTTTAATGGCTAAAATTTTCAAGATCGATAATGTAAACATAAAATATCTGGAACCTCTTTTCACTTGGACGTTGATCGGAACTATTTTGGGAGCAAGATTGGGACACGTTATTTTCTATCAGCCGGAATTATTCAAAGAAGATTTCTGGAGTGTATTTTTACCGATCAGCACTAAAAACGGATTAAAATTCACAGGATTTTCAGGATTAGCAAGTCACGGAGCTACAATCGCTCTGATCTTTACAACACTTTATTATTCATTTAAAATCATCAAGAAAAATCCATTCTGGGTATATGACAGAATAGGAATCGTAGTTGCTTTAGGAGGTGCTTTTGTAAGAATGGGTAACTTTTTCAATTCTGAAATTATAGGAAAACCTGTTGACCCTAGTTCACCATTCGCTATATTTTTCCCTCAGCAAAGCAGCGAGTACGGCGTAACAATTCCACGTTATCCTACACAGTTATTTGAAGCAATCGGGTATGTTTGTTTATTCGTTTTATTATGGATCTTATACACAAGAACCAACAAAAAATACCAACAGGGATGGTTATTTGGACTGTTTTTTATCATTCTTTGGGCAATCAGATTCTTTGTAGAATTCTTGAAAGAACCTCAAGGAGACGAATTCATTCAATTTGGAGGATTAAATACAGGACAGATCCTTTCAATTCCTTTTATGATCGCAGGATTTGTGATTATGATCTATTCTAAGAAATTCAAAATCACAGAAGCAGAAAACGGGAAACCGGAATAAGCTTACTTTATCATATTTAAAAAGGCAAATTTGCATCACGCGAATTTGCCTTTTTTATTTATGCTATAATTTTATCGCAACATTTTTATTGAGTTCTTCGAAAACATTTCCAAATTCATTAATAACATCCGTTGGAAGCATAGATTCTTTAGAATATTTTTCAGCAGCAAATTCAGCGGCTTTTCCATGAAACCAAACACCGAAAATGGCAGCATTTTCTTCCGAGTATCCCTGAGCAAGAAATGAAGTTATGATTCCTGTTAGTATATCTCCGCTCCCTCCTTTTGCCAAACCTGAATTTCCTGTAATGTTATAAAAAACATTTCCTTCCGGAGTAATTATTTGTGTGTGATGATCTTTTAAGACAATATAAATTTGAAGTTCATTAGCTTTTTTTCGGGCTAACTCTATTCTTTCGAAAGAGTTTTTTATAGCACCAAATAACCTTTCAAACTCTTTTGGATGCGGAGTTATGATCGATTTTTTTGGAATTAATTTTAAGTTTTTCTCATCTTTTGAAATAATATTTAAAGCATCAGCGTCCAACAGTAATGGTTTTGGATATTGTTTTAAAAATTTCAATAGAGATTTTTCCGTTTCCAAAACTGTTCCTAATCCTGGGCCAATTCCACAGACTGAGGTTTCATCAATATCAAATTGATCGATATAATTTTCACCACCCTGTATAAACATCGCTTCCGGACAAGAAGTTTGAAGAACCTCATATCCACATTTCGGAGCTAATGTAAAAGTTAATCCAGCACCAGTTTTTAAAGCTGATTTTGTCGCCAAAACAGCGGCACCGACTTTACCATAGCTTCCGGCAGCAATCGTCACTTTTCCATAAGTACCTTTATGAGAAAACTCATTTCTGGGTTTGAAGATACTTTCTACAATTTTATCATCAATAACAAAATCCGGTGTTGCTGTATTCGAAATGTATTCTTCGCTTAAATTTATATCTAAAATAATGACTTTTCCTGTATATTTTCCCGTTTCGGGATACAGGAAACTTTTTTTCCAAAACTGAAAACTTAATGTATAATCTGCTTTAAAAATAGTAGAATTTTCATCAGAAATAACGTCTGTAAACAATCCTGACGGAACATCAATTGAAATTCTGACATTATTTTTAGCGTTTAAATCATTAACAAGTTGTTTATAATCTCCCTCCAACTCTCTTGATAATCCGGTTCCGAAAAGAGCATCAATAATTACGGTTCTGCTATCAAAACGATAGCTTTCAACATCTTTAAAGTTCTTAATAAGTACGCCCGAGACTTCTTTTAATTCTTTAAAATTCACATTCGCATCATTGGAATATTTTGCTTTGGGATCTACAAAAACATCAACATCAAAACCTTTTAAATACAACATTTTCGCGATCGCAAAGCCATCTCCGCCATTGTTTCCACTGCCGCAAAATATGGTGAAATTTCTGTGATTTTTGCAGTTTTCATAAATCCAGTCGACACAGTTTTGTGCTGCCCTTTCCATTAATTGAATTGACGAAACAGGTTCATCAGAAATTGTAAATTCGTCACATTTACGAATCTGCTCTGCTGTGAAAATTTTCATAATTATTATTGTTTTTATTATACATACTACTGTTAACAGCAATTTACAAAGAATTTTCTTTTATTTTTTTAAATTAAACAACAAATAAACCTAATGTGAAATTAAATCGCATAAAAATTTAATTCACTTATATTTTTAAATAAAAACTTGAAATCATAAAAATTTTTATAACATAAATTCCTATTTTTGTTCATAATAATACTTAAAAATATAAATTATGGGATTTATTAAAGAATTTAAATCATTTGCTTTTAAAGGAAATGTACTTGATCTGGCAGTCGGTGTTATCATTGGTGGAGCCTTCGGAAAAATAGTTTCGTCTTTGGTAGAAGATGTTATTACTCCTTTATTATTAAATCCTGCTCTTAAAGCTGCGGGTGCAGAAAACATCTCAAAACTATCTTGGAATGGTGTTACTTATGGTAATTTCCTTTCTGCAATAATTAGTTTTTTATGTATTGCAATGGTATTATTCTGGATCATTAAAGGGGCAAATAAAATTACCCATAAAGAGGAACCAGCTCCAGCTGGACCTACTGAAGACCAAAAATTATTAATAGAAATCAGAGATTTGCTTAAAAATAAAAACAACATATAAAACACAGACCACTTCAAAATTGAAGTGGTTTTTATTTATTCTTGAAAAACTAATCCCTAACAAATCAAAATTTTATTATATTTGCCTGTAACACAATGTAAAATTTATGGGATTTTTAAAAGAATTTAAAGAATTTGCCTTCAAGGGTAATGTTATTGATCTGGCAGTCGGTG harbors:
- the yidD gene encoding membrane protein insertion efficiency factor YidD, encoding MKLTFNKIITFPLVVLIKFYQWFISPLLPKNCRYEPTCSHYMVKSLQVHGIFKGFWLGLKRISKCHPWGGSGYDPVPPKK
- the lgt gene encoding prolipoprotein diacylglyceryl transferase; this translates as METPFKIWDPSKGIQLGPITLHFYSLMFIFAFGLGYVLMAKIFKIDNVNIKYLEPLFTWTLIGTILGARLGHVIFYQPELFKEDFWSVFLPISTKNGLKFTGFSGLASHGATIALIFTTLYYSFKIIKKNPFWVYDRIGIVVALGGAFVRMGNFFNSEIIGKPVDPSSPFAIFFPQQSSEYGVTIPRYPTQLFEAIGYVCLFVLLWILYTRTNKKYQQGWLFGLFFIILWAIRFFVEFLKEPQGDEFIQFGGLNTGQILSIPFMIAGFVIMIYSKKFKITEAENGKPE
- a CDS encoding NAD(P)H-hydrate dehydratase, whose protein sequence is MKIFTAEQIRKCDEFTISDEPVSSIQLMERAAQNCVDWIYENCKNHRNFTIFCGSGNNGGDGFAIAKMLYLKGFDVDVFVDPKAKYSNDANVNFKELKEVSGVLIKNFKDVESYRFDSRTVIIDALFGTGLSRELEGDYKQLVNDLNAKNNVRISIDVPSGLFTDVISDENSTIFKADYTLSFQFWKKSFLYPETGKYTGKVIILDINLSEEYISNTATPDFVIDDKIVESIFKPRNEFSHKGTYGKVTIAAGSYGKVGAAVLATKSALKTGAGLTFTLAPKCGYEVLQTSCPEAMFIQGGENYIDQFDIDETSVCGIGPGLGTVLETEKSLLKFLKQYPKPLLLDADALNIISKDEKNLKLIPKKSIITPHPKEFERLFGAIKNSFERIELARKKANELQIYIVLKDHHTQIITPEGNVFYNITGNSGLAKGGSGDILTGIITSFLAQGYSEENAAIFGVWFHGKAAEFAAEKYSKESMLPTDVINEFGNVFEELNKNVAIKL
- the mscL gene encoding large conductance mechanosensitive channel protein MscL encodes the protein MGFIKEFKSFAFKGNVLDLAVGVIIGGAFGKIVSSLVEDVITPLLLNPALKAAGAENISKLSWNGVTYGNFLSAIISFLCIAMVLFWIIKGANKITHKEEPAPAGPTEDQKLLIEIRDLLKNKNNI